The Heyndrickxia acidicola sequence CATACCATCTGCCTCTCCATTTGAAAAACTTGTGATAGTCTTTTCGTCATTTAATTTAAAGGATTGATTTTAACTGCATTTGCTTTTTCCTCTTCCCTTAAAGCCCTTCTCAAGATTTTGCCCACATTTGTTTTAGGCAGTTCACTGCGGAACTCTATAATTTTGGGTACTTTATAGGCAGAAAGATTCTTAGCGCAATACTCCTTCACCTCTTCCTTAGTAAGGTTAGTATTTGCTTTTTGAACAATAATGGCCTTAACCGTTTCTCCCCGATAAGCATCCGGTACTCCAATCACTGCGGCTTCTTGAATTTTTGGATGATGATATAAAACCTCTTCAATATCACGCGGATAGATATTATATCCGCTGGCAATAATCATGTCTTTTTTACGATCCAATATATAGACGTATCCCTCTTCATCCATTTTTGCCAGATCACCTGTATACAGCCAGCCATCTTTTAAGGTGTGAGCTGTTTCATCTGGCATATTCCAATAACCCTTCATGATTTGCGGGCCGGAAATAATCAGCTCGCCTGTCTCTCCAAATGGCATTTCTCTTGTTCCAGTTGCTACATCCACTATTTTGTACCTGGTCATCGGTACACCGATTCCGATGCTTCCCGGTTTCCTCTCAGCAAATGCAGGGTTGCAGTGCGTCACCGGTGAAGCTTCTGATAATCCATATCCTTCAAGGATTTTCGCCCCAGTTTTCTTTTCGAATTCCTCCATGATTCCCACAGGCATGGGAGCGCTGCCGCTATTGCAGACTCGAATCGAATCAATGTTATATTCCTCCGCATTGGGGTGGTTCATAATCGCAATATACATGGTGGGAACACCAGGAAACATGGTAGGCTGCTCTTTTTTAATCGTTTGCAAGACTTCTTCTACCTGAAAACGCGGCAATAATATATTGGCAGCTCCCGTAAAAATCGATAGATTCATACCTGATGTCATACCGAATACATGAAAAAGCGGTATAACCGTTAAACATCGATCTTTTCCATACTGGATATCATGCTTGAAAAATTCTGCCGACTGCATGGTATTAGCCACAAGATTTCTATGTGTCAGCATGGCACCCTTTGATCGTCCTGTCGTCCCCCCGGTGTATTGAAGCAGAGCAATATCGTGTTCAGGCTCTATGGAAGCAGGCTGAAACGGATGACTTCCTGATTGTAAAAAAGCTTCGAATGAATAATCCTCTGTTTGTGATGAAGGCTGGAAACTCACTCTTACAATGGTTTTAATATTGGTATGCTGCTGTACCTTTTTTACCAGTGGGTAAAGATCTTCATATACGACGATCGTTTCAGGCTGAGAATCACTTAGAATATGGAGAAGCTCCCTTTCCACAAGCATAGGATTCACTTGTGTCACAATGGCCCCTGCATTAAGTATTCCATAGTAAGCAATCACATACTGCGGACAGTTCGGCAGCATAATAGCCGCGCGGTCACCCTTCTGCACTCCAGCGTTTTGCAAAGCAGAAGCAAAGCGAATGGATAAGCTGTGAAGTTCCTTATACAAAATCTTTTTTTCATAATAGATTAAAGCAGGATGATCGGGTATATTTGCAGCTGTTTGCGCCAATATGTCCGGAACTGTGATATTGGGTACAGTAAATTCCTTTTTAATCGACTCAGGATACTGACTGTATTGTACATCATCTTTATACACGAAAAGCTCCCTCCACTTCATATGTGATATCGTTTTTTCAAGCCTGGATGCTACATTGCGTGAGATCCGCCATCAACAATCAGAGTATCTCCAGTTACATAATCAGAGGCTGAAGACGCAAGGAACAGTGCTGCACCTTTTAAATCATTTTCATTTCCAAGGCGTTTCAACGGCGTAGAATCTATAATTCTTTGGCCGCCCTGCTCAATGGTCACCTGGGACATTTTCGTAGGAAAAAAACCTGGTGCAATGGCATTTACATTGATATTATATTGACCCCATTTAGCTGCCAGGTCCTTTGTAAACGTGATAATGGCTCCTTTACTGGTATTGTAGCCGATAGTTTGCATAAAACGGGGATCCGTCCCGCCAAGGCCAGCGACAGAAGAGATATTAATGATTTTTCCATGCTTTTGTTTAATCATGACTTTTCCGACCTCCTGGCTGACCAGAAAGGTTCCTGTTACATTCACATTTATTACTTTATTCCATGCTTCAATTGGCATCTCTTCAACCGGAGCACCCCAGGTGGCACCGCTATTATTGACTAATATATCAATAGCTCCAAATTCCTTGAGCGTTTTATCCACCATCACTTTTATTTCCTCAGGATGCGTAATATCACACTTTACAGCCAGCGCTTTTGC is a genomic window containing:
- a CDS encoding long-chain-fatty-acid--CoA ligase translates to MYKDDVQYSQYPESIKKEFTVPNITVPDILAQTAANIPDHPALIYYEKKILYKELHSLSIRFASALQNAGVQKGDRAAIMLPNCPQYVIAYYGILNAGAIVTQVNPMLVERELLHILSDSQPETIVVYEDLYPLVKKVQQHTNIKTIVRVSFQPSSQTEDYSFEAFLQSGSHPFQPASIEPEHDIALLQYTGGTTGRSKGAMLTHRNLVANTMQSAEFFKHDIQYGKDRCLTVIPLFHVFGMTSGMNLSIFTGAANILLPRFQVEEVLQTIKKEQPTMFPGVPTMYIAIMNHPNAEEYNIDSIRVCNSGSAPMPVGIMEEFEKKTGAKILEGYGLSEASPVTHCNPAFAERKPGSIGIGVPMTRYKIVDVATGTREMPFGETGELIISGPQIMKGYWNMPDETAHTLKDGWLYTGDLAKMDEEGYVYILDRKKDMIIASGYNIYPRDIEEVLYHHPKIQEAAVIGVPDAYRGETVKAIIVQKANTNLTKEEVKEYCAKNLSAYKVPKIIEFRSELPKTNVGKILRRALREEEKANAVKINPLN
- a CDS encoding SDR family oxidoreductase, translating into MHVLDLFKLEGKTAIITGGGRGLGAQIAEGFAEAGANIVLCSRKVESCEETAALLQEKGAKALAVKCDITHPEEIKVMVDKTLKEFGAIDILVNNSGATWGAPVEEMPIEAWNKVINVNVTGTFLVSQEVGKVMIKQKHGKIINISSVAGLGGTDPRFMQTIGYNTSKGAIITFTKDLAAKWGQYNINVNAIAPGFFPTKMSQVTIEQGGQRIIDSTPLKRLGNENDLKGAALFLASSASDYVTGDTLIVDGGSHAM